A DNA window from Mytilus edulis chromosome 14, xbMytEdul2.2, whole genome shotgun sequence contains the following coding sequences:
- the LOC139502526 gene encoding uncharacterized protein isoform X1: MQHRHDEDIADINMVLDGREDPVATHTTISLEQMPPSFTGGKKKTHAQKMKEQDAAFLSHMKERADATAKFRAEIMATTVTPTVSSPKKLDSSRSGFCNWFESVAESLHPSLWPRSERRDYYTKKDEACMKLKEVMSIIIMEWISQRLTFHTLRDGLTKDYDGFMP, encoded by the exons ATGCAGCACAGGCATGACGAGGACATTGCCGACATCAATATGGTACTTGATGGACGTGAAGATCCTGTAGCAACTCATACGACTATTTCCCTAGAACAGATGCCTCCTTCCTTCACGGGAGGCAAGAAGAAGACACATGCACAGAAAATGAAGGAGCAGGATGCAGCCTTCTTAAGTCACATGAAAGAGAGGGCCGACGCAACAGCCAAGTTCCGAGCTGAGATCATGGCTACTACTGTTACTCCTACTGTATCATCCCCCAAGAAGTTAGACTCGTCTAGATCTGGCTTTTGCAATTGGTTCGAGTCTGTGGCTGAGAGTCTGCACCCAAGCCTGTGGCCTAG GAGTGAAAGAAGAGACTACTACACGAAGAAAGACGAAGCATGTATGAAATTGAAGGAAGTGATGAGTATTATCATTATGGAATGGATCAGTCAAAGACTAACATTCCACACTTTAAGGGATGGACTCACCAAAG
- the LOC139502526 gene encoding uncharacterized protein isoform X2, whose protein sequence is MQHRHDEDIADINMVLDGREDPVATHTTISLEQMPPSFTGGKKKTHAQKMKEQDAAFLSHMKERADATAKFRAEIMATTVTPTVSSPKKLDSSRSGFCNWFESVAESLHPSLWPRSERRDYYTKKDEACMKLKEVMSIIIMEWISQRLTFHTLRDGLTKGTYT, encoded by the exons ATGCAGCACAGGCATGACGAGGACATTGCCGACATCAATATGGTACTTGATGGACGTGAAGATCCTGTAGCAACTCATACGACTATTTCCCTAGAACAGATGCCTCCTTCCTTCACGGGAGGCAAGAAGAAGACACATGCACAGAAAATGAAGGAGCAGGATGCAGCCTTCTTAAGTCACATGAAAGAGAGGGCCGACGCAACAGCCAAGTTCCGAGCTGAGATCATGGCTACTACTGTTACTCCTACTGTATCATCCCCCAAGAAGTTAGACTCGTCTAGATCTGGCTTTTGCAATTGGTTCGAGTCTGTGGCTGAGAGTCTGCACCCAAGCCTGTGGCCTAG GAGTGAAAGAAGAGACTACTACACGAAGAAAGACGAAGCATGTATGAAATTGAAGGAAGTGATGAGTATTATCATTATGGAATGGATCAGTCAAAGACTAACATTCCACACTTTAAGGGATGGACTCACCAAAG